A section of the Microbacterium sp. MM2322 genome encodes:
- a CDS encoding TerC family protein, producing MEITPLVWGITIAVTIAFFVYEFFAHVRKPHEPSIGESARWSAFYIGLALLFGVAIGLIPGWGWVFSGEYFAGYLTEKALSIDNLFVFLIVMTGFAVPKIYQQKVLMIGIVIALIMRGAFIAVGAALIENFSWIFYVFGALLLFLAYRQAFSHGESDPANGKFMQFVRRILPVSDEYNGDKLTVKKAGKRFVTPMLLVIVAIGFVDLIFAVDSIPAIYGLTNEAYIVFTANAFALMGLRQLYFLIGGLLERLVYLAQGLAVILAFIGVKLVLHAMHVNELPFINGGEPMLWAPEIPIWFSLLFIAGTIVVATVASLAKTRRDDARELADATAAAPNDQSADRS from the coding sequence GTGGAAATCACGCCGCTTGTCTGGGGCATCACGATCGCTGTCACGATCGCCTTCTTCGTCTATGAATTCTTCGCGCACGTGCGAAAGCCGCACGAGCCGTCGATCGGTGAGTCCGCTCGCTGGTCAGCGTTCTACATCGGTCTCGCCCTCCTGTTCGGCGTGGCGATCGGCCTGATCCCCGGCTGGGGCTGGGTGTTCTCGGGTGAGTACTTCGCCGGCTACTTGACCGAGAAGGCCCTCTCGATCGACAACCTGTTCGTGTTCCTGATCGTCATGACCGGGTTCGCCGTGCCGAAGATCTACCAGCAGAAGGTGCTGATGATCGGCATCGTCATCGCGCTGATCATGCGCGGTGCGTTCATCGCCGTCGGCGCCGCTCTCATCGAGAACTTCTCCTGGATCTTCTACGTCTTCGGCGCGCTCCTGCTGTTCCTCGCCTACCGCCAGGCGTTCTCGCACGGCGAGTCCGACCCGGCCAACGGCAAGTTCATGCAGTTCGTCCGCCGCATCCTTCCCGTCAGCGACGAGTACAACGGCGACAAGCTCACGGTGAAGAAGGCCGGCAAGCGGTTCGTCACCCCGATGCTCCTCGTGATCGTCGCGATCGGCTTCGTCGACCTCATCTTCGCCGTCGACTCGATCCCGGCAATCTACGGCCTGACGAACGAGGCGTACATCGTCTTCACCGCCAACGCGTTCGCGCTCATGGGTCTGCGCCAGCTCTACTTCCTCATCGGCGGGCTCCTCGAGCGTCTCGTGTACCTTGCGCAGGGACTTGCCGTCATCCTCGCCTTCATCGGCGTGAAGCTCGTCCTGCACGCGATGCACGTCAACGAGCTGCCCTTCATCAACGGCGGAGAGCCCATGCTCTGGGCGCCGGAGATCCCCATCTGGTTCTCGCTGCTGTTCATCGCAGGCACGATCGTCGTCGCGACGGTCGCGAGCCTCGCCAAGACGCGACGGGACGACGCCCGGGAACTCGCGGATGCGACGGCTGCTGCCCCGAACGATCAGTCCGCGGACCGCAGCTGA
- a CDS encoding peptidase, whose protein sequence is MTVGIDWFAFVQVFIAAIVAASTVVTFYAIGLRLLVRAGRVPVVVPATFTDALTIMTPKEQKRAAKAAKKAAKKNPLSPAQKRVALVGAYLSFGVCGLVVLGGLLLILFNH, encoded by the coding sequence ATGACCGTCGGTATCGATTGGTTCGCTTTCGTCCAGGTCTTCATCGCCGCGATCGTCGCCGCGTCGACTGTCGTCACCTTCTACGCCATCGGCCTTCGGCTCCTGGTTCGCGCCGGTCGTGTGCCGGTCGTGGTTCCGGCGACCTTCACCGATGCGCTGACCATCATGACGCCGAAAGAGCAGAAGCGGGCCGCGAAAGCGGCGAAGAAGGCGGCAAAGAAGAACCCCCTCAGCCCGGCCCAGAAACGGGTCGCGCTCGTCGGCGCCTACCTCTCCTTCGGAGTGTGCGGACTCGTCGTTCTGGGCGGGCTCCTGCTCATCCTCTTCAACCACTGA
- a CDS encoding aspartate ammonia-lyase, translating into MASDATTRTETDSLGSMEIPADAYWGIHTARALENFPISMRPISVYRDLVVALAMVKQASARANKEIGVIDASRADLIDQAAQRVIDGEFHDQFVVGVIQGGAGTSTNMNANEVITNIALEMAGREKGDYAFLSPIDHTNRSQSTNDVYPTAIKVGLGLDLQSLLEELDLLRQSFLTKADEFHDVLKVGRTQLQDAVPMTLGQEFHGFATTLGEDYHRLRENAHLLYEINMGATAIGTGITTHPDYSRAVLRHLREISELDLDTAVDLVESTSDTGAFMSFSSTLKRNAIKLSKISNDLRLLSSGPQAGFGEINLPPRQAGSSIMPGKVNPVIPEVVNQVAFAVAGADLTVTMAVEGGQLQLNAFEPVIAHSIFQSITWMRRGMRTLRVNCVDGITANRERLGTMVGSSVGVITALTPFIGYTAAAALAKTALLTKRNVGDLVVEAGLMSREDVDKQLSPARLSGLQAVTRAIPVITKSGAVEGA; encoded by the coding sequence ATGGCATCTGACGCGACGACGCGCACCGAGACCGACTCCCTGGGATCGATGGAGATCCCCGCCGACGCCTACTGGGGTATCCATACGGCGAGAGCCCTGGAGAACTTCCCCATCTCGATGCGACCGATCTCGGTCTATCGCGACCTGGTCGTCGCCCTCGCGATGGTCAAGCAGGCCTCTGCTCGGGCGAACAAGGAGATCGGGGTGATCGACGCATCCCGCGCCGATCTCATCGACCAGGCCGCGCAGCGCGTGATCGACGGCGAGTTCCACGACCAGTTCGTCGTCGGTGTCATCCAGGGCGGGGCGGGAACCTCGACCAACATGAACGCGAACGAGGTCATCACCAACATCGCCCTCGAGATGGCAGGCCGTGAAAAGGGCGACTACGCGTTCCTGTCTCCGATCGACCACACGAACCGCAGCCAGTCGACCAACGACGTCTACCCGACCGCCATCAAAGTCGGCCTGGGCCTCGACCTGCAGTCGCTCCTGGAGGAACTCGACCTGCTGCGCCAGTCGTTCCTCACGAAGGCCGACGAGTTCCACGACGTCCTCAAGGTGGGTCGAACCCAGCTGCAGGATGCCGTGCCGATGACCCTCGGCCAGGAGTTCCACGGCTTCGCCACGACGCTGGGGGAGGACTACCACCGCCTCCGCGAGAACGCTCATCTTCTCTATGAGATCAACATGGGCGCGACGGCGATCGGGACCGGCATCACGACGCACCCCGACTACTCCCGCGCCGTCCTTCGACACTTGCGCGAGATCAGTGAGCTCGACCTGGACACCGCCGTCGACCTCGTCGAGTCCACGAGCGACACGGGTGCGTTCATGTCGTTCTCCTCGACGCTCAAGCGCAACGCCATCAAGCTCTCCAAGATCAGCAACGACCTCCGTCTCCTTTCGAGCGGTCCCCAGGCGGGCTTCGGCGAAATCAACCTGCCGCCTCGGCAGGCCGGGTCGAGCATCATGCCCGGCAAGGTGAACCCCGTCATCCCCGAGGTGGTCAACCAGGTCGCGTTCGCCGTCGCCGGCGCGGACCTGACCGTCACGATGGCCGTCGAGGGCGGCCAGCTGCAGCTGAACGCGTTCGAACCTGTCATCGCGCACTCGATCTTCCAGTCGATCACCTGGATGCGGCGCGGCATGCGCACCCTCCGCGTCAACTGCGTGGACGGCATCACCGCCAACCGGGAGCGTCTCGGCACGATGGTGGGGTCGTCGGTCGGCGTGATCACGGCACTGACGCCGTTCATCGGCTACACCGCGGCGGCTGCTCTTGCCAAGACCGCGCTGCTGACCAAGCGCAACGTCGGCGACCTCGTCGTCGAGGCCGGGTTGATGTCACGCGAGGACGTCGACAAGCAACTCTCTCCCGCACGGCTGTCCGGGCTTCAGGCCGTCACGCGCGCGATCCCGGTTATCACAAAATCAGGAGCCGTGGAGGGCGCTTAA
- a CDS encoding phosphodiesterase → MQSVSFGRHAPALRTIVHLSDTHLLAGDRRLGGAYDSTGGAIAALAAVERTGIRPDAIVVTGDLTDLGEPDAYRRLREIAEPVADRLQAPLVWVAGNHDERPAMREGLFDEPGSLAPLTSVHDLDGLRLVVLDSTVPGWHHGDIDVAQREWLREILAEPAPLGTILALHHPPLPSHIPFFDILELRDQDALAEVVAGTDVRGILAGHLHYSTSGTFAGIPVSVASATCYTMNLQRPATEVNGMDAGQSFHLVHVYDDTVTHTVVPVVEAPTGDYFSAEWVERMSRLTPEERLEAFSRKPA, encoded by the coding sequence ATGCAGTCCGTCTCCTTCGGCCGGCACGCGCCCGCCCTTCGCACGATCGTCCACCTGAGCGACACCCACCTGCTCGCGGGCGACCGTCGCCTCGGAGGGGCGTACGACTCGACCGGTGGCGCGATCGCCGCTCTCGCCGCCGTGGAGCGCACCGGCATCCGTCCCGATGCGATCGTCGTGACGGGTGACCTCACCGACCTCGGCGAGCCCGACGCGTACCGACGCCTGCGCGAGATCGCCGAGCCGGTCGCGGACAGGTTGCAGGCGCCACTCGTCTGGGTGGCGGGCAACCACGACGAGCGTCCCGCGATGCGCGAGGGTCTGTTCGATGAACCCGGGTCGCTCGCGCCGCTCACCTCCGTCCACGATCTCGACGGACTGCGCCTCGTCGTCCTGGATTCCACCGTGCCCGGATGGCACCACGGCGACATCGACGTCGCGCAGCGGGAGTGGTTGCGGGAGATCCTCGCCGAACCGGCGCCGCTCGGGACGATCCTCGCCCTCCACCACCCACCGCTGCCCAGCCACATCCCGTTCTTCGACATCCTCGAACTCCGCGATCAGGACGCCCTGGCCGAGGTCGTCGCCGGAACCGACGTGCGCGGCATCCTCGCCGGGCACCTGCACTATTCGACGAGCGGTACCTTCGCGGGCATCCCCGTGAGCGTGGCCTCGGCCACGTGCTACACGATGAACCTGCAGCGTCCCGCGACCGAGGTGAACGGGATGGATGCCGGGCAGTCCTTCCACCTCGTGCACGTCTACGACGACACGGTCACCCACACGGTCGTCCCGGTGGTCGAGGCGCCGACAGGCGACTACTTCTCGGCCGAGTGGGTCGAGCGGATGTCGCGGCTCACCCCAGAAGAGCGTCTCGAAGCGTTCTCGCGCAAGCCCGCCTGA
- a CDS encoding inorganic phosphate transporter → METAAFIVVLVIALALFFDFTNGFHDTANAMATPIATGALKPKVAVLLAASLNLVGAFLSTEVAKTISGGMIREEQLSASIFPAIIFAGLIGAITWNMLTWLLGLPSSSSHALFGGLIGATIVGASISAIDMGVVLSKVVLPALIAPLTAGVIAFVATKIAYVVTRRYDNKPDGRDGFRWGQIFTSSLVALAHGTNDAQKTMGVITLALITVGWQSQSDPQLWVIFACAITIALGTYMGGWRIIRTLGKGLTDVKPAQGFSAEASTASTILASSALGFALSTTQVASGSVIGSGLGRRGATVRWGTVGRIAIGWVLTLPAAGIVGALAAFLIVGFENLFGQGVGELIGVIIGAVIAVAIVLAIFLRSRRNEVNAANAMSEVADSGAAIDLTEEPPPTRRQQRVAQSAAESDEEAAR, encoded by the coding sequence GTGGAGACCGCAGCATTCATCGTCGTCCTGGTCATCGCCCTGGCACTGTTCTTCGACTTCACCAACGGGTTCCACGACACCGCGAATGCGATGGCGACGCCGATCGCGACCGGAGCCCTCAAGCCCAAGGTCGCCGTCCTCCTGGCAGCATCCCTCAATCTGGTCGGCGCTTTCCTGTCGACCGAGGTCGCGAAGACGATCTCCGGAGGCATGATCCGCGAGGAACAGCTGTCAGCGTCGATTTTCCCTGCCATCATCTTCGCCGGGCTCATCGGAGCCATCACCTGGAACATGCTCACGTGGCTCCTGGGTCTGCCCTCGAGCTCGTCGCACGCGCTCTTCGGCGGCCTCATCGGCGCGACCATCGTCGGTGCGTCCATCAGCGCGATCGACATGGGGGTCGTGCTCTCCAAGGTCGTCCTCCCGGCACTCATCGCGCCGCTCACGGCCGGTGTCATCGCGTTCGTCGCCACCAAGATCGCGTACGTCGTGACCCGCCGCTACGACAACAAGCCCGACGGCCGGGACGGATTCCGCTGGGGACAGATCTTCACCTCCTCGCTCGTCGCGCTCGCGCACGGCACGAACGACGCGCAGAAGACGATGGGTGTCATCACCCTGGCCCTCATCACGGTCGGCTGGCAGAGCCAGTCCGACCCGCAGCTCTGGGTGATCTTCGCGTGTGCGATCACGATCGCCCTCGGCACCTACATGGGTGGCTGGCGCATCATCCGCACCCTCGGCAAGGGACTCACGGACGTGAAGCCCGCGCAGGGCTTCTCGGCCGAGGCATCCACCGCGTCGACGATCCTCGCCTCGAGCGCGCTCGGCTTCGCCCTGTCCACGACCCAGGTTGCGTCGGGCTCGGTCATCGGGTCGGGTCTCGGCCGTCGTGGGGCGACCGTCCGCTGGGGGACAGTGGGTCGGATCGCGATCGGCTGGGTGCTGACCCTCCCCGCGGCGGGCATCGTCGGTGCGCTCGCCGCCTTCCTGATCGTCGGGTTCGAGAACCTCTTCGGCCAGGGCGTTGGTGAGCTCATCGGCGTCATCATCGGTGCCGTCATCGCCGTCGCCATCGTGCTGGCCATCTTCCTGCGCTCCCGCCGCAACGAGGTGAACGCGGCGAACGCGATGAGCGAGGTGGCCGACTCCGGTGCGGCCATCGACCTCACCGAGGAGCCGCCGCCCACCCGTCGTCAGCAGCGCGTCGCGCAGTCGGCAGCCGAGTCCGATGAGGAGGCCGCACGATGA
- a CDS encoding MerR family transcriptional regulator: MSLLSTPAGASIAEAADATGVSAHTLRYYERAGLMLHPVDRASSSHRRYSDADIAWIRFLARLRWTGMPIATMRRYTELVREGDATIAERRRLLVEHREVVRHQLDEVTLSLAAIDYKIDIYDKEITPS; this comes from the coding sequence ATGTCCCTTCTCTCCACACCCGCAGGAGCGTCCATCGCCGAGGCGGCCGACGCCACCGGCGTCAGTGCGCACACGCTGCGCTACTACGAGCGCGCCGGTCTGATGCTGCACCCGGTCGACCGGGCCTCGTCATCCCATCGGCGCTACTCCGACGCGGATATCGCCTGGATCCGCTTCCTCGCGCGGCTGCGCTGGACCGGGATGCCGATCGCCACCATGCGGCGCTACACCGAGCTCGTTCGCGAGGGGGACGCGACGATCGCCGAGCGACGCCGGCTGCTCGTGGAGCACCGCGAGGTCGTCCGCCACCAACTCGACGAGGTCACCCTGAGCCTCGCCGCCATCGACTACAAGATCGACATCTACGACAAGGAGATCACCCCATCATGA
- a CDS encoding hemolysin family protein — MTDLVLNIALVFVFVLVGGVFAATEMALVTLRESQINAIAARGKRGAKVAGLARNPNTFLSAVQIGVTVAGFASAAYGATSIAPSVAPLIESLGADPALALTVATLALTLVIAYLSLVLGELVPKRLAIQRNAQFAYAVAPVLDGFAKVMRPVIWLLSVSTNALVRLLGGDPHKSGEEMTDEEVRDIVASHEGLPEDERRILEDVLSLRGRQLSEVMRPRPEVTALDDTATIGDAIAQVRELPFSRYPVADTSIDDIIGFVHVRDLFEAIAEGRDAALSDIVRSIPYFPSTARVLPTLTKMRADGHQIAVVVDEYGGTDGIVTLEDLVEEVVGEIFDEYDTATAPDADRELIEGRLNLQDFSEATGIVLPRGASDTVAGLVTERLGRLAVVGDIVEVDGATIEVTALDRRRIAEVRVTAREGSPATQ; from the coding sequence GTGACCGATCTGGTCCTGAACATCGCTCTCGTGTTCGTGTTCGTCCTCGTGGGCGGCGTCTTCGCGGCGACCGAAATGGCCCTAGTGACCCTCCGCGAGAGCCAGATCAACGCGATCGCCGCACGCGGCAAGAGGGGTGCGAAGGTCGCAGGCCTCGCCCGCAACCCGAACACCTTCCTCTCCGCTGTCCAGATCGGCGTCACGGTGGCGGGCTTCGCGTCCGCCGCGTACGGCGCCACCTCGATCGCCCCGTCGGTCGCGCCGCTCATCGAATCCCTCGGTGCGGACCCAGCACTCGCGCTCACGGTCGCAACGCTCGCGCTGACCCTGGTGATCGCCTACCTGTCGCTCGTGCTCGGCGAGCTCGTGCCCAAGCGACTGGCCATCCAGCGGAACGCGCAGTTCGCGTACGCCGTCGCGCCCGTCCTGGACGGGTTCGCGAAGGTCATGCGGCCTGTCATCTGGCTCCTCTCGGTGTCGACGAACGCCCTCGTTCGCCTCCTGGGTGGAGATCCCCACAAGAGCGGCGAGGAGATGACCGACGAGGAGGTCCGCGACATCGTCGCGAGCCACGAGGGGCTGCCGGAGGACGAGCGACGCATCCTCGAAGACGTCCTCTCCCTTCGAGGACGGCAGCTCAGCGAGGTGATGCGCCCTCGCCCCGAGGTGACCGCTCTCGACGACACGGCGACGATCGGCGACGCGATCGCCCAGGTGCGGGAGCTTCCGTTCTCGCGCTACCCGGTCGCCGACACCTCCATCGACGACATCATCGGCTTCGTGCACGTTCGCGACCTGTTCGAGGCGATTGCCGAGGGTCGGGATGCCGCGCTGTCCGACATAGTGCGCTCGATCCCGTATTTCCCCTCCACCGCCCGTGTCCTCCCGACTCTGACGAAGATGCGGGCGGATGGTCACCAGATCGCCGTCGTCGTCGACGAGTACGGCGGCACAGACGGCATCGTGACGCTGGAGGACCTCGTGGAAGAGGTGGTGGGCGAGATCTTCGACGAGTACGACACAGCGACCGCGCCGGATGCGGATCGCGAGCTCATCGAGGGCCGTCTGAACCTGCAGGACTTCTCTGAGGCGACGGGGATCGTCCTCCCCCGCGGTGCGTCCGACACCGTCGCAGGCCTCGTCACCGAGCGGCTCGGACGCCTCGCGGTCGTGGGCGACATTGTGGAGGTCGACGGCGCGACCATCGAGGTGACCGCCCTCGACCGCCGACGGATCGCCGAGGTCCGCGTCACCGCGCGCGAAGGCTCACCCGCTACTCAGTGA
- a CDS encoding S9 family peptidase, producing the protein MTSEAVTPPVADRRPFTRTHHGDAVSDPYEWLRAKEDEAVIAHLEAENAYTDERTAHLEGLRERIFDEIKGRTLETDLSVPSRRGGWWYYGRTVEGKQYGINCRAPIADVADWTPPVLSPDTDVPGEQVLLDGNAEADGHDFFSLGSLDVSTDGTRLLYGVDLAGDERYALRIRDLATGEDLPDVVENTSSGAVFSPDGRHVIYTTVDDAWRPDTVWLHEVGTDAASDRILFTEPDERYWVGAGFTRSDRYLVIGVGSSITSEEFLVPADDLTAEPRSVWPRREGVEYSLTHAVVDGEDVLYILHNDGALDFELVRVPASDPTGERRVVLPHLPGRRLLDASAYRDWAVVEYRRDGLARVGILDYATDDVTEIGFDEPLYAVGASGSSEWAPPVIRLGYASFVTPGTVFDYEVATGDLLLRKSQPVLGGYDPEDYGQERVWAVADDGTRIPVSIVWKRSFGEPGASPRPVHLYGYGSYEHSIEPGFSVARLSMLDRGVIFAIAHVRGGGEMGRQWYEEGKLLHKRNTFTDFVAVGRHLVAEGFTSPDRLVAEGGSAGGLLMGAVANLAPDLFAGILAGVPFVDALTTILDPSLPLTVIEWDEWGDPLHDADVYAYMKSYTPYENVQGSVRYPRILAVTSLNDTRVLYVEPAKWVARLREVGADALLKCEMVAGHGGVSGRYNSWRERAFELAWLLDVFGLAEES; encoded by the coding sequence GTGACTTCCGAAGCCGTGACACCGCCCGTCGCCGACCGCCGCCCCTTCACCCGAACCCACCACGGCGATGCCGTCTCGGATCCCTACGAATGGCTGCGCGCGAAAGAGGATGAGGCGGTCATCGCCCACCTCGAAGCCGAGAACGCGTACACGGACGAGCGCACCGCTCACCTCGAGGGACTTCGCGAGCGGATCTTCGACGAGATCAAGGGGCGCACGCTCGAGACGGACCTGTCGGTCCCCTCGCGTCGCGGTGGATGGTGGTACTACGGGCGCACCGTCGAGGGGAAGCAGTACGGCATCAACTGCCGCGCCCCCATCGCCGATGTCGCCGACTGGACCCCGCCGGTCCTCTCCCCCGATACCGATGTCCCCGGCGAGCAGGTGCTCCTGGACGGCAATGCCGAGGCAGACGGTCACGACTTCTTCTCGCTCGGCAGCCTCGACGTCTCGACCGACGGCACCCGCCTCCTTTACGGCGTGGACCTCGCCGGCGACGAGCGGTACGCCCTCCGCATCCGTGATCTCGCCACCGGCGAGGACCTCCCCGACGTCGTCGAGAACACCTCGTCAGGCGCCGTGTTCTCGCCCGACGGTCGCCACGTGATCTACACGACCGTCGACGACGCATGGCGTCCCGACACCGTCTGGCTGCACGAAGTGGGGACGGATGCCGCGTCCGACCGCATCCTCTTCACCGAACCCGACGAGCGGTACTGGGTGGGCGCCGGCTTCACCCGCAGCGACCGCTACCTCGTGATCGGGGTCGGGTCGTCGATCACGTCCGAGGAGTTCCTCGTCCCCGCCGACGACCTGACCGCGGAGCCTCGCTCGGTGTGGCCGCGCCGCGAGGGAGTCGAGTACTCGCTCACACACGCCGTCGTCGACGGCGAGGACGTCCTGTACATCCTCCACAACGACGGCGCCCTGGACTTCGAGCTCGTCCGGGTCCCGGCATCCGACCCGACGGGAGAACGCCGCGTCGTCCTGCCGCACCTTCCCGGCAGGCGTCTGCTGGACGCCTCCGCCTACCGCGACTGGGCCGTGGTCGAGTACCGCCGCGACGGACTCGCCCGCGTCGGCATCCTGGACTACGCGACCGACGACGTGACGGAGATCGGCTTCGACGAACCGCTCTACGCGGTCGGCGCGAGCGGATCGTCGGAGTGGGCTCCGCCCGTCATCCGTCTCGGGTACGCGTCGTTCGTCACGCCGGGCACGGTGTTCGACTACGAGGTCGCCACGGGTGATCTCCTTCTCCGTAAGAGCCAGCCCGTCCTCGGCGGCTACGACCCCGAGGACTACGGGCAGGAGCGGGTGTGGGCGGTCGCCGATGACGGCACGCGCATCCCGGTCTCGATCGTGTGGAAGCGGTCCTTCGGCGAACCCGGCGCCTCGCCCCGTCCCGTGCACCTCTACGGGTATGGCTCGTACGAGCACTCGATCGAGCCCGGCTTCTCGGTCGCGCGCCTGTCGATGCTCGACCGCGGCGTGATCTTCGCCATCGCCCACGTGCGGGGCGGCGGTGAAATGGGACGCCAGTGGTACGAGGAGGGCAAGCTCCTCCACAAGCGCAACACGTTCACCGACTTCGTGGCGGTGGGGCGCCACCTGGTCGCCGAAGGGTTCACCTCACCGGACCGTCTCGTCGCGGAGGGCGGATCCGCCGGTGGGCTCCTCATGGGCGCCGTCGCGAACCTCGCGCCCGACCTCTTCGCGGGCATCCTCGCGGGAGTGCCGTTCGTCGACGCGCTGACGACGATCCTCGACCCCTCGCTCCCCCTCACCGTCATCGAGTGGGACGAGTGGGGCGACCCGCTGCACGACGCCGACGTCTACGCGTACATGAAGTCGTACACCCCGTACGAGAACGTGCAGGGCAGCGTCCGTTACCCCCGCATCCTGGCCGTCACCTCGCTCAACGACACCCGCGTGCTCTACGTGGAGCCGGCGAAGTGGGTGGCGCGACTGCGGGAGGTGGGCGCTGACGCCCTACTGAAGTGCGAAATGGTCGCGGGGCACGGCGGCGTCAGCGGACGGTACAACTCGTGGCGTGAGCGAGCCTTCGAGCTCGCGTGGCTCCTCGACGTGTTCGGGCTCGCCGAGGAGAGCTGA
- a CDS encoding thioredoxin domain-containing protein has translation MSTDSGDTSSSATDRREAVREKAQRVHVRQSRARLARRISLGVLATGAVAAVAAVVVWSVTSTVGGRDLTPETATSDGFAVSDVTGVASEQGAIDDSAVEATPEADKAAPAPTASATAPVDIRVYVDYLSPGAREWQLANVDQLTTWVDQGAATLSYHPVSMLTAKSNGTKYSLRAAAAAACVATHDESVFFAYNTELLTRQPAMDTDGFSDVELADLAQAVGAKDPETLRSCIEDGDYIEWTKDATERAIAGIPDTDNLQLTGTPMILVNGQPYMGALKDAAEFSQFVLTSASDAFFTDQTPTPTPSAPAPSTPAPSAPAE, from the coding sequence ATGTCCACCGATTCCGGCGACACTTCGTCATCCGCGACCGACCGTCGCGAGGCGGTGCGCGAGAAGGCGCAGCGCGTCCACGTTCGTCAGTCGCGCGCACGTCTTGCGCGCCGCATCTCGCTCGGCGTCCTCGCCACCGGAGCGGTGGCCGCCGTCGCAGCCGTCGTCGTCTGGTCGGTCACCTCGACGGTGGGCGGGCGGGACTTGACGCCCGAAACGGCCACGTCCGACGGCTTCGCCGTCAGCGACGTCACCGGGGTCGCCTCCGAGCAGGGGGCGATCGACGACAGCGCGGTCGAAGCCACGCCAGAGGCAGACAAGGCGGCGCCGGCACCCACGGCATCCGCCACCGCTCCGGTGGACATTCGTGTCTATGTCGACTACCTGTCCCCGGGCGCCCGCGAATGGCAGCTCGCCAACGTCGACCAGTTGACGACCTGGGTGGATCAGGGCGCAGCGACCCTCAGCTACCACCCGGTCTCGATGCTGACGGCGAAGTCCAACGGGACGAAGTACTCCCTGCGCGCGGCTGCCGCTGCGGCCTGCGTCGCGACGCACGACGAGAGCGTCTTCTTCGCCTACAACACCGAGCTGCTCACGCGTCAGCCCGCGATGGACACCGACGGGTTCTCGGATGTCGAGCTCGCCGACCTTGCGCAGGCCGTCGGCGCCAAGGACCCCGAGACCCTGCGGTCGTGCATCGAAGACGGCGACTACATCGAGTGGACGAAGGACGCGACGGAACGTGCGATCGCCGGCATCCCGGACACTGACAACCTCCAGCTGACCGGCACCCCGATGATCCTCGTCAACGGGCAGCCCTACATGGGCGCTCTGAAGGATGCCGCCGAGTTCTCGCAGTTCGTGCTGACCAGCGCCAGCGACGCGTTCTTCACCGATCAGACCCCCACGCCGACGCCCTCCGCCCCGGCACCCTCCACCCCGGCACCCTCTGCGCCGGCGGAGTGA
- a CDS encoding aldo/keto reductase — translation MKTTTLGTNGPEVGRIGLGLMGISAFYTGAGQDDAGGAETILGALDRGVTLLDTAEMYGPHTNEELLGKTLAESGRRDEVVLATKFGIVRGREDGRGLDGSPENVRRSVEGSLRRLQTDRIDVYYQHRMDPAVPIEETVGALADLVEQGKIRGYGLSEASVATIRRAHAVHPVTAVQTEYSLWTRDPEVELLPALRELGIGFVPYSPLGRGFLTGKIRSVDQLDEDDFRRSNPRFEDEALAANLKIVDVIEAVAAEAGATSAQIALAWIVAQGEGIVPIPGTRKLERLEENIVAADIALTDDQLRRLTAVAPAVGDRYADMSSVNR, via the coding sequence ATGAAGACCACCACACTCGGCACGAACGGCCCCGAGGTCGGCCGTATCGGCCTCGGACTCATGGGAATCAGCGCCTTCTACACGGGCGCCGGGCAGGATGACGCCGGCGGCGCGGAGACGATCCTCGGAGCGCTCGATCGCGGCGTCACCCTCCTCGACACCGCGGAGATGTACGGGCCGCACACCAACGAGGAACTGCTCGGGAAAACCCTCGCCGAATCGGGACGCCGCGACGAGGTCGTCCTCGCCACGAAGTTCGGCATCGTCCGGGGCCGGGAGGACGGCCGGGGGCTCGACGGCAGCCCCGAGAACGTGCGCCGATCGGTCGAGGGGTCGCTGCGCCGGTTGCAGACCGACCGCATCGACGTCTACTACCAGCACCGGATGGACCCCGCCGTCCCGATCGAGGAGACCGTCGGCGCGCTCGCGGACCTCGTCGAGCAGGGGAAGATCCGCGGGTACGGGCTGTCCGAGGCATCCGTCGCGACCATCCGACGTGCCCACGCCGTCCACCCGGTGACGGCCGTCCAGACCGAGTATTCGCTGTGGACCCGAGACCCGGAAGTCGAGCTCCTTCCCGCCCTCCGCGAACTGGGGATCGGGTTCGTCCCCTATTCGCCGCTCGGTCGCGGCTTCCTCACCGGCAAGATCCGCTCGGTCGACCAGCTCGACGAGGATGACTTCCGCCGCAGCAATCCCCGGTTCGAGGATGAGGCGCTCGCCGCCAACCTGAAGATCGTGGACGTCATCGAAGCCGTCGCCGCCGAGGCGGGCGCGACGTCGGCGCAGATCGCACTCGCGTGGATCGTCGCGCAGGGAGAGGGCATCGTCCCGATCCCCGGTACGCGCAAACTGGAACGGTTGGAAGAGAACATCGTCGCTGCGGACATCGCCCTGACGGACGACCAGCTGCGACGCCTCACCGCGGTCGCTCCCGCGGTCGGGGATCGTTACGCAGACATGTCCAGCGTGAACCGCTGA